In the Flavobacterium acetivorans genome, one interval contains:
- a CDS encoding ORF6N domain-containing protein, with the protein MDENLMLSEETISNKIYFIRNQKVMLDRDLAQLYGVETKRLKEQVKRNLSRFPTDFMFQLSKTEFENWRSQFATSNSEKMGLRYAPMAFTEHGVLMLSSVLNSDKAIQTNIQIMRIFTKVRQMLLDTTEMKLDIAQIQRKLENQGKNIELVFFYLDELTEKKEDAMPRTKIGYKK; encoded by the coding sequence ATGGATGAAAATTTGATGCTTTCTGAAGAAACCATTTCTAATAAAATCTACTTTATTAGAAATCAAAAAGTAATGTTAGATAGAGATTTAGCTCAACTTTATGGAGTTGAAACCAAAAGATTAAAAGAACAAGTAAAAAGAAATTTATCCCGATTTCCAACAGATTTCATGTTTCAACTGTCTAAAACGGAATTTGAAAATTGGAGGTCGCAATTTGCGACCTCCAATTCTGAGAAGATGGGTTTGCGTTATGCCCCAATGGCCTTCACAGAACATGGAGTCCTAATGTTGTCAAGTGTTTTGAATAGCGACAAAGCCATTCAAACCAACATTCAAATTATGCGTATTTTTACCAAAGTGAGACAAATGCTCTTGGACACCACCGAAATGAAATTGGATATTGCCCAAATTCAGAGGAAACTGGAAAATCAAGGCAAAAATATTGAACTGGTTTTCTTTTATTTGGATGAACTAACAGAGAAAAAAGAAGATGCAATGCCAAGAACAAAAATTGGTTATAAAAAATAA
- a CDS encoding glycosyltransferase family 2 protein, translating to MELPLVSIIIPIYNSEKFIAEAVESVQKQTYHNWEIILVDDCSTDNSSSIILEMMQKDERIQFHRLNTNSGTGIARNLGVSKASGRYISFLDADDLWKPKKLEKQLNFLKENNLPFTFSYYDWIDEEGELLNKRVEAPQNLSYRQLFFCNYIGNLTGIYDVSYFGKMEISPIRKRQDWMHWLSVLKKIKKAQAVPESLAFYRIRTNSISASKLDLLKHNFAVYRNFHGYNFGVSLLCMTGFLFTQLIIKPLYCKSI from the coding sequence ATGGAATTACCCTTAGTATCTATAATAATTCCAATTTATAATTCTGAAAAATTCATTGCAGAAGCGGTCGAGTCTGTTCAAAAACAAACGTATCACAATTGGGAAATCATCTTGGTTGATGATTGTTCTACAGATAATTCAAGTTCAATTATTTTAGAAATGATGCAAAAGGATGAAAGAATTCAGTTTCATCGACTCAATACGAATTCAGGAACTGGAATTGCCCGAAATTTAGGAGTGTCAAAAGCTTCGGGTAGATACATTTCTTTTTTGGATGCCGATGATTTATGGAAACCTAAAAAACTTGAAAAACAGCTTAATTTTTTGAAGGAGAACAATTTACCATTCACTTTTTCCTACTACGATTGGATTGACGAAGAGGGTGAATTGTTGAATAAAAGGGTAGAAGCGCCACAAAATCTCTCCTATAGACAATTGTTTTTTTGCAACTATATTGGGAATCTTACCGGGATTTATGATGTCAGTTATTTCGGGAAAATGGAGATTTCTCCAATTAGAAAACGACAAGATTGGATGCATTGGCTTTCTGTTTTAAAAAAAATAAAAAAGGCGCAAGCTGTTCCCGAGAGTTTGGCTTTTTACAGAATTAGAACCAACTCCATTTCTGCCTCAAAATTGGATTTATTGAAACATAATTTTGCCGTTTACAGAAACTTTCACGGTTATAATTTTGGGGTTTCCTTACTTTGTATGACTGGTTTTTTGTTTACGCAATTGATTATAAAACCACTTTATTGTAAAAGCATCTGA
- a CDS encoding phenylacetate--CoA ligase family protein translates to MLKLFDLTLKFNGYPIKEAKAELRKIVAQSTTEHQLFIENKKREIVEFHLQNNAFYQQLVGSKTFKSWGDLPILNKQNLQKPLNERLSNGYNSKNTYVNKTSGSSGDPFIFAKDKYCHALTWASYMYRFGWFGIDFNRSIQARFYGIPLDFIGNKKERFKDFLSKRFRFPVFDLSDQALEKVLKKFENTKFDYLNGYTSSLVLFGKFLRKQNLILKEICPTLKVCMVTSEMLFEEDKILLETQFGIPIINEYGASELDLIAFENPEGKWQVNTETLFVEILDDKNNVLPYGQEGRIVITSLFNKAHPFIRYDIGDIGILDAKSTLDKPILKKLIGRTNDVALLPSGKKSPGLTFYYVTKSIIEDDGNVKEFIIKQTKIDAFEIEYVSETELNLEQIQKIKQAIALYLEPNLAFKFTRKNALERSNRGKLKQFTSLLK, encoded by the coding sequence ATGCTGAAATTATTCGATTTAACGCTAAAATTCAATGGCTATCCGATAAAAGAGGCCAAGGCCGAATTGCGAAAAATTGTAGCTCAATCAACAACAGAACATCAACTATTTATCGAAAATAAAAAAAGAGAAATTGTTGAATTTCATCTGCAAAACAATGCCTTTTATCAACAATTAGTAGGTTCAAAAACATTTAAGAGTTGGGGAGATTTACCCATTTTAAACAAACAAAATTTACAAAAACCATTGAATGAAAGATTATCCAATGGTTACAATTCTAAAAATACGTACGTTAACAAAACATCTGGTTCCAGTGGCGATCCTTTTATTTTTGCCAAAGACAAATACTGTCATGCGCTGACTTGGGCTTCGTATATGTATCGTTTTGGCTGGTTTGGCATTGATTTTAACCGTTCTATTCAGGCACGTTTTTATGGCATTCCTTTGGATTTCATTGGTAACAAAAAAGAACGTTTTAAGGACTTTTTGAGCAAACGTTTCCGCTTTCCTGTTTTTGATTTATCAGATCAGGCTTTAGAAAAAGTGTTGAAAAAATTTGAAAATACTAAATTCGATTACCTCAACGGTTACACTAGTTCCCTTGTTTTGTTTGGCAAATTTTTACGGAAGCAAAACCTCATCTTAAAAGAAATTTGTCCTACATTGAAAGTCTGCATGGTGACTTCAGAAATGCTTTTTGAAGAAGATAAAATACTTCTCGAAACCCAATTCGGAATCCCAATTATCAATGAATACGGCGCTTCCGAACTGGATCTAATAGCTTTTGAAAATCCCGAAGGCAAATGGCAAGTAAATACCGAAACGCTATTTGTAGAGATTCTGGATGACAAAAATAATGTATTGCCTTATGGCCAAGAAGGTCGCATTGTGATTACATCTTTGTTCAACAAAGCGCATCCTTTTATTCGATATGATATTGGCGATATTGGGATTTTGGATGCGAAAAGTACTTTGGATAAACCGATTCTTAAGAAATTAATTGGTCGTACCAATGATGTTGCGCTTTTACCAAGCGGAAAAAAATCGCCAGGTTTGACTTTTTATTATGTGACCAAAAGCATCATTGAAGATGACGGAAACGTCAAAGAATTTATCATCAAACAAACCAAAATAGATGCTTTTGAAATAGAATATGTCAGTGAAACCGAATTAAATTTGGAACAAATCCAAAAAATAAAACAAGCGATTGCTTTGTATTTGGAACCAAATTTAGCCTTTAAATTCACTAGAAAAAACGCTTTAGAAAGAAGTAATCGTGGCAAATTGAAGCAGTTTACTTCTCTGCTGAAATAA
- a CDS encoding UDP-glucuronic acid decarboxylase family protein, producing the protein MKRILITGAAGFLGSHLCDRFIKEGYFVIGMDNLITGDLKNIEHLFKLENFEFYHHDITKFVHVPGQLDYILHFASPASPIDYLKIPIQTLKVGSLGTHNLLGLARVKKARILIASTSEVYGDPLVHPQTEEYYGNVNTIGPRGVYDEAKRFQESITMAYHTFHGVETRIVRIFNTYGPRMRLNDGRVIPAFIGQALRGEDLTIFGDGMQTRSFCYVDDQVEGIFRLLHSDYVYPVNIGNPDEITIKDFAEEIIKLTGTNQKVVYYPLPINDPLQRQPDTTKAKEILGWEAKVNRAEGMKITYDYFKSLSKEELLKEEHKDFMDYIK; encoded by the coding sequence ATGAAAAGGATACTTATTACAGGTGCTGCGGGATTTTTGGGATCACATTTGTGTGATCGTTTTATCAAGGAAGGTTATTTTGTCATTGGAATGGATAATCTCATTACAGGAGATTTAAAAAATATTGAACATTTGTTCAAACTCGAAAATTTTGAATTCTATCATCATGATATTACCAAGTTTGTTCATGTACCGGGACAATTGGATTATATCCTTCATTTTGCTTCACCGGCAAGTCCGATTGATTATTTAAAAATACCGATTCAAACCTTGAAAGTAGGTTCGTTAGGAACACACAATTTGTTAGGATTGGCAAGAGTTAAGAAAGCCAGAATCTTGATTGCATCCACTTCTGAAGTGTACGGAGATCCATTAGTTCATCCTCAAACAGAAGAGTACTACGGAAATGTAAATACCATTGGTCCAAGAGGCGTTTATGACGAAGCCAAACGTTTTCAGGAATCTATAACAATGGCGTATCATACTTTTCATGGCGTAGAAACCAGAATAGTTCGTATTTTTAATACCTATGGCCCAAGAATGCGTCTCAATGATGGTCGGGTGATTCCGGCATTTATAGGTCAAGCTTTGCGTGGCGAGGATTTGACTATTTTTGGCGATGGCATGCAAACGCGTTCTTTCTGTTACGTTGACGATCAGGTCGAAGGGATTTTCAGATTATTGCATTCTGATTATGTGTATCCGGTAAATATTGGAAATCCGGACGAAATAACCATTAAAGATTTTGCCGAAGAAATCATCAAATTGACAGGAACCAATCAAAAAGTGGTGTATTATCCCTTACCAATAAACGATCCTTTACAAAGACAACCTGACACCACCAAAGCTAAAGAAATTCTGGGTTGGGAAGCCAAGGTAAACCGTGCCGAAGGAATGAAAATCACCTATGATTATTTCAAATCCTTGTCTAAAGAGGAGCTTTTAAAAGAGGAACACAAGGATTTTATGGATTATATCAAATAA